In Gossypium raimondii isolate GPD5lz chromosome 12, ASM2569854v1, whole genome shotgun sequence, a single window of DNA contains:
- the LOC105765691 gene encoding uncharacterized protein LOC105765691 has protein sequence MDMVRVGSHAGRAKRRSFGAEAPQVKRRRFASSIKLEIFLKRFIFLSFLKKKKQKPFPKSSPSSPCTRPASATGPPCAPSVAGRRRRRRRARWSERVKRCLFVDPDLLNPDLASKQPKTKEKGPQCSPTADFVTGEKASDDEKTDRLAVVLHFSFFSFLFALLLFFLLHVFLSAFLCRRCGQRRQRFAVLVQRWLAVADLGRRVRWRHMGSKMRRTRVSRFLTFVEIVLILGHLGLVLFLGLEFGL, from the exons atggaCAT GGTGCGGGTCGGGTCGCACGCGGGTCGCGCAAAACGGCGCAGTTTTGGCGCTGAAGCTCCCCaggtgaaacgacgtcgtttcgcTAGCAGtataaaacttgaaatttttttgaaaaggttcatttttctctcatttctcaaaaaaaaaaaacaaaagcccTTTCCCAAAAGCTCTCCCTCCAGCCCTTGCACCCGGCCAGCTTCGGCTACTGGTCCACCGTGCGCGCCGTCGGTCGCCGGTCGCCGGCGTCGGCGCCGCCGTGCACGGTGGTCGGAGAGGGTAAAAAGGTGCCTCTTTGTAGATCCCGACCTCCTAAATCCGGATCTGGCCTCAAAACAACCGAAAACGAAGGAAAAGGGCCCTCAATGCTCCCCTACAGCCGATTTTGTCACCGGAGAAAAAGCCTCTGACGATGAGAAAACGGATCGACTCG ccgttgttttacatttttcgtttttctcttttctttttgccttgctgttattttttcttttgcatgtaTTCCTTTCGGCTTTCCTTTGCAGACGCTGCGGTCAACGGAGGCAAAGATTTGCCGTTTTGGTGCAAAGATGGCTGGCGGTGGCAGACCTCGGGCGACGAGTGCGCTGGAGGCACATGGGTAGCAAGATGCGGCGCACTAGGGTTTCTAGGTTTCTGACTTTTGttgaaattgttttaattttgggccatttgggccttgttctttttttgggtttggaatttgggttgtaa